A section of the Rhizobium sp. BG4 genome encodes:
- the cueR gene encoding Cu(I)-responsive transcriptional regulator encodes MNIGQAAKASGVSAKMIRYYEQIKLISPAHRTEASYRTYSENDINTLKFIRRSRDLGFSVEQMKTLLALWRDKSRSSADVKAMALEHVEELERKAEAIQAMSRTLKHLASHCHGDERPDCPIIDEIATGKEEMPEIKAKFGVNGLRAEQAR; translated from the coding sequence ATGAATATTGGACAAGCCGCGAAGGCAAGCGGGGTCTCCGCGAAAATGATCCGCTACTACGAACAGATCAAACTGATCAGTCCAGCGCACCGGACGGAGGCGAGCTACAGAACCTATAGCGAAAACGACATCAACACCCTGAAGTTCATTCGCAGAAGCAGGGACTTGGGGTTCTCGGTCGAGCAGATGAAGACATTGCTCGCCCTGTGGCGAGATAAGTCTCGCAGCAGCGCTGATGTTAAAGCTATGGCGCTGGAGCACGTCGAGGAACTTGAACGGAAAGCAGAGGCAATTCAGGCGATGTCGCGCACACTGAAGCATCTGGCCAGTCACTGTCATGGCGATGAACGGCCAGATTGCCCGATCATCGACGAGATCGCCACCGGCAAGGAAGAGATGCCGGAGATCAAGGCGAAGTTCGGCGTGAACGGTCTAAGAGCCGAGCAGGCGCGATAA
- a CDS encoding four-helix bundle copper-binding protein, whose protein sequence is MHHQSEEMKRCIENCLACYQECLSMAMSHCLEMGGEHTKPDHFRLMMACAEMCRTSAHFMLIGTEHHKHTCRECAEICRQCAADCERVGDMESCVDACRKCAESCEQMAA, encoded by the coding sequence ATGCACCATCAATCAGAAGAGATGAAGCGCTGCATCGAAAACTGCCTGGCTTGCTACCAGGAGTGCCTTTCGATGGCGATGTCGCACTGCCTGGAAATGGGTGGCGAACACACGAAGCCGGATCACTTCCGCCTTATGATGGCATGTGCTGAAATGTGTCGGACGTCGGCGCATTTCATGTTGATCGGCACCGAACATCACAAGCACACCTGCCGTGAATGCGCGGAAATCTGCCGACAATGTGCGGCCGACTGTGAACGCGTCGGTGACATGGAAAGCTGCGTAGATGCTTGCCGCAAGTGTGCGGAAAGCTGTGAGCAAATGGCCGCTTGA
- a CDS encoding cytochrome c yields the protein MTERSPRETRRPAGLVAALTSAIAVAVIGTAAIGTASEDVVAERQNDMKLIAASAKTMAEMFKSPGTYASAAFRQAAQSISTRADRRLADHFSKVTVSEGSKAAETIAGDPERFAALAKDLKTYADALAVAAESHPGEMTDDMRMKQGEAMGGGPLGTRLRDETQLSKMSAEHAFHLMLQTCTTCHARFRKE from the coding sequence GTGACAGAGCGATCACCTCGTGAAACGCGACGTCCAGCCGGTCTTGTTGCCGCTCTGACGTCAGCGATTGCTGTTGCTGTGATTGGCACAGCAGCTATCGGAACCGCTTCCGAAGATGTTGTCGCCGAACGACAGAACGACATGAAGCTTATAGCAGCTTCGGCGAAAACGATGGCAGAGATGTTCAAGTCACCAGGAACCTATGCCTCGGCAGCTTTCAGACAGGCCGCACAATCAATCAGCACACGTGCTGACCGTCGGCTTGCCGACCACTTCTCCAAGGTCACCGTGTCAGAGGGCTCCAAGGCAGCGGAGACGATAGCAGGCGATCCGGAAAGGTTTGCCGCCCTGGCCAAGGACCTGAAAACTTACGCGGATGCGTTGGCGGTCGCGGCGGAATCTCATCCCGGAGAGATGACCGACGACATGCGTATGAAACAGGGAGAGGCGATGGGCGGCGGTCCATTGGGCACCAGACTACGGGACGAGACGCAGCTGTCGAAAATGTCTGCCGAGCACGCCTTCCACCTGATGCTGCAGACATGTACCACCTGCCATGCTCGCTTCAGGAAGGAGTAG
- a CDS encoding YqaA family protein, which yields MLLTLTSYAALFLTALGAASVLPLQSEPVLVGMIISQKFSLWLLLVVASIGNTLGSVTNWFLGRGIERFKGRRWFPVTEERLKRASDWYRRYGKWSLLLSWMPIFGDAITVVAGILREPLLTFTLLVFVAKSGRYVVLAFLTVQVLG from the coding sequence GTGCTTCTGACTCTCACTTCCTATGCAGCTCTGTTTCTCACCGCTTTGGGCGCGGCAAGTGTTCTTCCGCTTCAGTCGGAGCCGGTGCTGGTCGGGATGATCATTTCGCAGAAGTTTTCGCTTTGGCTTCTCCTCGTCGTTGCCAGCATCGGCAACACGCTGGGCAGCGTGACGAACTGGTTCCTTGGGAGGGGCATCGAACGCTTCAAGGGGAGACGGTGGTTCCCAGTCACAGAGGAGCGGTTGAAGCGGGCATCAGACTGGTACCGTCGGTATGGAAAATGGTCTCTACTGCTGTCCTGGATGCCGATCTTCGGGGACGCGATCACCGTGGTTGCAGGGATTTTGCGGGAGCCGCTGTTGACGTTCACTCTTCTCGTGTTTGTCGCGAAATCCGGGCGCTACGTAGTTTTGGCATTTTTGACGGTCCAGGTCCTTGGCTGA
- a CDS encoding oligosaccharide flippase family protein, which translates to MNKTGRFIYRRFTRDTVKVQTHFTHFMRNPPLLDALTQLTGRMETGEPLRIASIGCSTGAELYSVLYTLRKAYPGKEIFGYGSDLSEEVVKVAQLGRYQPGRAAGEGGMFHAGRPEVEASEVAEFSGLMEPGRDGVCEVHDWLKAGTSWFVADAIKDDIVAMIGPQDVVLANNFMGPMDDRSADQCLRNVMGLVRPGGILVIDGVDLDVKTRTIRGSRFTRCLSIRTRFGLQTSQSRAGRGCGGPLSQLTGASQTGGCVTPSFFSVHIDNRAAASIKPPLPTEVNDMLRHGVWLLGAKIGSQAIQFLLFFMAARFLEASEFGLYAVLSAVMTLLTIIAEAGWAEHLLRTGYSRSLFQIVTSLSVGSAGLCSVISLALAGFVAALAGPAAGTLLAVYSLVILPTTVATSFEAALISQGHLKAQATVRLVSEFAGLAIAAGGMATELGVVSLPLGRFMSQIVAIGLYFYHLRERPSLRPTVRDARELADFSFNIVVNRLIIFAGSFCSTFAVAGFQSVTDAAYYRAAERIVAAFSEALGEPTRALSWIMFRRGYAEGKGTLREFVATAWVALYAVSFPIFFVLLLFSGEIVDKLLGERWHASALIVSILAVKQLLLLPGYFNEPLLSVTGTIAKRLKITIRNVALLVGATFAFAPLGPVMLAIAQCGVAAYGLWSTVGLQHDSGGLEAKSTARALLHRVVPAVFCMAAAFIWRSEALPQSLQPSLNPVLDIAFVVLVYSVALALAHAVYRLRQNKPNVTASRRPDQQIGRVS; encoded by the coding sequence ATGAATAAAACCGGTCGGTTCATCTATCGGCGGTTTACCCGAGATACCGTGAAAGTGCAGACGCACTTCACGCATTTCATGCGCAATCCACCTCTCCTGGATGCACTGACCCAACTGACCGGCAGGATGGAGACAGGTGAACCTCTCCGCATCGCCTCGATAGGATGCAGTACCGGGGCCGAATTGTACTCTGTGCTTTACACGCTTCGAAAAGCTTATCCAGGCAAGGAAATTTTCGGATATGGCTCGGACCTGTCTGAGGAGGTAGTCAAGGTCGCGCAGCTAGGAAGATACCAGCCAGGAAGAGCGGCTGGCGAAGGAGGAATGTTCCACGCTGGTCGGCCTGAAGTGGAGGCCTCAGAGGTCGCCGAGTTCTCCGGATTGATGGAGCCGGGCAGAGATGGGGTGTGTGAGGTCCACGACTGGTTGAAGGCTGGGACCTCATGGTTTGTTGCCGACGCAATCAAGGACGACATCGTAGCGATGATCGGACCGCAGGACGTAGTTCTCGCGAATAACTTTATGGGTCCAATGGATGATCGTTCAGCGGATCAATGTCTTCGTAATGTGATGGGTCTGGTCCGCCCAGGTGGCATCCTTGTCATCGACGGCGTCGATCTTGATGTAAAGACGCGGACCATCCGGGGTTCTCGGTTCACCCGGTGCTTATCAATCAGGACGCGATTTGGACTTCAGACGAGTCAAAGCAGGGCTGGCCGTGGTTGCGGTGGGCCGCTGAGCCAATTGACCGGAGCGAGCCAGACTGGCGGGTGCGTTACACCATCATTTTTCAGCGTTCACATTGATAACAGGGCGGCGGCGTCGATCAAGCCGCCGCTGCCCACGGAGGTCAACGATATGCTCAGACATGGTGTGTGGCTCTTGGGAGCTAAGATCGGGTCGCAGGCGATCCAGTTTCTGCTCTTTTTCATGGCGGCCAGGTTCTTGGAGGCGTCAGAGTTCGGTCTTTACGCCGTTTTGTCCGCCGTGATGACGTTGCTGACAATCATCGCGGAAGCTGGATGGGCCGAGCACCTACTGCGCACGGGTTACAGCCGATCATTGTTCCAGATAGTTACCTCGCTCTCTGTGGGAAGCGCCGGGCTCTGCTCGGTGATCTCTCTGGCGCTGGCTGGTTTTGTCGCGGCACTGGCCGGGCCCGCAGCGGGGACTTTGCTCGCCGTGTATAGTTTGGTGATCTTGCCAACCACTGTTGCCACCTCGTTCGAGGCCGCCCTCATATCCCAAGGGCATCTGAAAGCCCAGGCTACAGTCCGGTTGGTGTCAGAGTTTGCGGGGCTCGCAATTGCGGCCGGTGGTATGGCAACCGAACTCGGCGTCGTGTCATTGCCCTTGGGACGGTTTATGTCTCAGATTGTCGCCATTGGCTTGTATTTTTATCATCTGCGTGAGCGGCCATCGCTGCGCCCGACAGTTCGTGATGCCCGGGAACTGGCGGATTTCTCGTTCAACATCGTCGTCAATCGCCTCATAATATTCGCGGGCTCGTTCTGTAGCACCTTCGCAGTCGCAGGATTTCAAAGCGTCACAGATGCGGCTTACTACCGTGCGGCCGAGCGAATTGTTGCGGCCTTCTCGGAAGCCCTTGGGGAACCGACGCGAGCACTTTCCTGGATCATGTTCCGGCGGGGGTATGCTGAAGGGAAGGGAACGCTGCGGGAGTTCGTGGCAACGGCTTGGGTGGCGCTTTATGCAGTTTCCTTTCCCATCTTTTTCGTCCTGCTGCTGTTCTCCGGCGAGATCGTTGACAAGCTGCTCGGAGAGCGCTGGCACGCTAGCGCCCTTATCGTCTCAATCCTTGCTGTGAAGCAACTGCTGCTGCTGCCCGGCTACTTCAATGAACCCTTGCTATCAGTGACCGGGACGATAGCGAAGCGGCTGAAGATAACGATAAGGAATGTTGCGCTCCTCGTCGGGGCGACCTTCGCATTCGCGCCGCTAGGGCCCGTTATGCTGGCGATTGCCCAGTGCGGGGTTGCTGCCTACGGTCTTTGGTCGACGGTTGGTCTTCAGCATGACAGCGGGGGTCTGGAAGCGAAATCGACAGCGAGAGCGCTGTTGCATCGGGTTGTGCCAGCAGTCTTCTGCATGGCCGCAGCCTTCATCTGGCGCAGCGAGGCTCTGCCCCAGAGCCTGCAACCTTCCCTCAATCCCGTACTCGATATCGCCTTCGTCGTGCTTGTCTACTCAGTAGCGCTTGCACTTGCGCACGCGGTTTATAGGCTGAGGCAGAATAAACCAAATGTTACGGCGTCGAGAAGGCCCGACCAGCAAATCGGCCGCGTCTCATAG
- a CDS encoding DUF305 domain-containing protein: MPTMAQEMAYPDKCKMEGGMDMSKMDMSKMDMSGMGEMTDYQKASMEGMKSMHMNMMQGMMKKDADVSFICGMIAHHMGAISMSEVELKYGDNKEAKEMAQKVIDAQKKEITEMTKWLDKEAK; this comes from the coding sequence ATGCCAACGATGGCGCAAGAGATGGCTTATCCAGACAAGTGCAAAATGGAAGGCGGCATGGATATGTCGAAGATGGATATGTCGAAAATGGACATGTCCGGCATGGGTGAAATGACCGACTACCAGAAGGCGTCGATGGAAGGCATGAAGTCCATGCACATGAACATGATGCAGGGCATGATGAAAAAAGACGCTGACGTGTCGTTCATCTGCGGGATGATTGCTCACCATATGGGCGCGATCAGCATGTCTGAGGTCGAGCTGAAGTATGGTGACAACAAGGAAGCCAAAGAGATGGCACAGAAGGTGATCGACGCTCAGAAGAAAGAGATCACCGAAATGACCAAGTGGCTTGATAAGGAAGCAAAGTAG
- a CDS encoding cytochrome b/b6 domain-containing protein: MRNGYHLSQIVMHWFIALLLPIQYLTGGSIERTHHAVHMGMQPASSDILQHTIHNYAGLLIGAAMVLRLLLRVLQPPSPRKRLKGQHLAAALLHGSMYVAIIFQAALGVVASYVTFAVAPLHVIGSNVILAVVGLHFVAAAWHTLVRRDATLDRMMLPRSDQPRTWTVKNAKTT; this comes from the coding sequence ATGCGCAACGGATACCATCTTTCCCAAATTGTCATGCATTGGTTTATCGCGCTTCTCTTGCCGATCCAGTATCTGACGGGCGGAAGCATTGAGCGAACCCATCACGCGGTTCACATGGGAATGCAGCCCGCTTCCTCCGACATCCTCCAGCACACCATTCATAACTACGCCGGGCTTTTAATTGGCGCAGCAATGGTACTGCGCCTGCTTCTCCGAGTGCTTCAGCCGCCAAGCCCTCGAAAGCGGTTGAAAGGACAGCATCTCGCGGCCGCCCTGCTCCACGGCAGCATGTACGTGGCCATCATCTTCCAGGCCGCGCTGGGCGTGGTCGCAAGCTACGTGACATTTGCGGTCGCGCCGCTCCACGTCATCGGGTCGAATGTCATTCTCGCTGTCGTGGGCTTACATTTCGTTGCTGCGGCATGGCACACGTTGGTTCGTCGCGATGCCACCCTCGACCGCATGATGCTGCCACGTTCGGATCAGCCAAGGACCTGGACCGTCAAAAATGCCAAAACTACGTAG
- a CDS encoding AAA family ATPase, producing MADLQDIERGKLRSLSVRNFRCIGNDPVKVDLDDIVVLVGPNNSGKSSILRAYEIAVSEGSKPGNLKQEDFPNGISNPDTPTEIELVTEVVDGDPGKHWIGDLDGNPVEGGGRKYVKEKWVWTAAGKGTRFGWNVDKQSWDDKKPWGWANVANARRPAVHPVRAFDPPEAQAKQIHDLLSKAIIGSARQLTKDGVNLYDKLLADVTEFQKLAVDHNKGKIEEAEKMLNEIVSSIFIDHAVEYVQSTDASESSLKLFPDGGKLTMGHKDGHMSDLESQGSGARRTMLWATLKLLKDSAPDQKRANVLLIDEPELCLHPSAIRDACKVLYDLASKDGWQVMITTHSPVFIDLSRDNTSIVRVERKDKGEIVGTTLYRPENAQLDSCDRTNLKLLNIYDPYVAEFFFGGSVILVEGDTEYSAFRMIMDGDKTFPNVHVIRARGKATIASLAKILNQFGARYSILHDTDTPKTMRKNPKSGEKEEIVNPAWTTNQNILTAVQKQLDSKTVRLVASRVHFEAAFFDTALTGEKPYTAVQNLEKDEGRRKVITALLRGLVDHDEPLPEGAIQWSVISDLEAAVV from the coding sequence ATGGCTGACTTGCAGGATATCGAACGGGGAAAATTAAGGTCCCTGTCGGTAAGAAATTTCAGATGTATCGGCAATGACCCGGTCAAAGTCGATCTCGACGATATCGTGGTTCTCGTCGGACCAAATAATTCGGGCAAAAGCTCGATCCTGCGAGCCTATGAGATTGCGGTCAGCGAGGGATCGAAACCGGGTAACCTAAAGCAGGAGGATTTCCCGAACGGCATCTCAAATCCTGATACGCCCACCGAGATAGAACTCGTGACCGAGGTGGTTGATGGCGATCCTGGAAAGCACTGGATTGGAGACCTCGACGGAAACCCTGTCGAAGGAGGCGGCCGAAAATACGTCAAGGAAAAATGGGTCTGGACGGCAGCTGGCAAGGGTACTCGGTTCGGCTGGAACGTTGATAAGCAATCGTGGGATGACAAGAAGCCATGGGGCTGGGCAAACGTTGCGAACGCTCGTCGACCAGCTGTACATCCAGTTCGGGCGTTCGACCCACCAGAAGCGCAGGCAAAACAAATACATGATCTCCTCAGCAAAGCGATCATCGGTTCGGCACGGCAACTGACAAAAGACGGCGTGAACCTGTACGACAAGCTGCTAGCCGACGTTACCGAATTTCAAAAACTTGCCGTCGACCATAACAAAGGAAAAATCGAAGAAGCGGAAAAGATGTTGAACGAGATCGTCTCTTCGATCTTCATCGATCACGCGGTTGAGTACGTGCAAAGCACCGATGCCTCAGAGTCCTCGTTGAAGCTGTTTCCGGACGGCGGCAAGCTCACGATGGGTCACAAGGACGGCCATATGTCGGACCTTGAGTCCCAAGGCAGCGGCGCTCGCCGAACTATGCTCTGGGCCACCCTAAAGCTTCTTAAAGACAGCGCTCCAGACCAAAAACGGGCTAACGTGCTGTTGATCGATGAACCGGAGCTATGCCTGCATCCGAGCGCGATCAGGGATGCCTGCAAGGTGCTGTACGACCTGGCATCCAAGGACGGCTGGCAAGTGATGATCACCACGCATTCGCCGGTCTTTATCGACCTCTCGCGCGACAACACCTCAATCGTCCGAGTCGAGCGCAAGGATAAAGGAGAAATCGTCGGGACGACACTCTATCGCCCTGAAAATGCGCAGCTCGACAGCTGCGACCGGACAAACCTCAAGCTGCTGAATATCTACGATCCCTACGTAGCGGAGTTTTTCTTCGGCGGGTCGGTGATCCTGGTAGAAGGAGATACGGAATACTCGGCCTTCCGCATGATCATGGATGGGGACAAGACATTTCCGAACGTTCATGTCATCCGAGCCCGAGGAAAGGCAACGATTGCCTCGCTCGCAAAAATCCTGAACCAGTTCGGCGCGAGGTACTCGATCTTGCATGACACGGACACACCGAAAACGATGCGCAAGAACCCGAAGAGCGGTGAAAAAGAGGAAATCGTCAATCCTGCCTGGACGACAAACCAGAACATCCTTACCGCCGTTCAAAAGCAGCTCGATAGCAAGACGGTTCGACTTGTCGCATCCAGAGTGCACTTCGAGGCAGCATTCTTTGACACCGCTCTGACCGGGGAGAAGCCTTACACTGCAGTGCAAAACCTGGAGAAGGATGAAGGCCGCCGCAAGGTAATCACAGCGCTTCTGAGAGGTTTGGTGGACCACGATGAGCCGCTGCCCGAGGGTGCAATCCAGTGGTCGGTCATAAGTGATTTGGAAGCAGCCGTCGTTTGA
- a CDS encoding DUF882 domain-containing protein, with product MSKKGRANPRSENSARGLLSKVLLASCLVTASATTSGAAQNEDKTLKLYFGNTGERAIITYKRNGVFDQNGLAQLNHFLRDWRRNETIRMDPRLFDIVWEMYRRSGARDYINVVSGYRSPNTNAMLRSRSSGVAKESQHTRGKAIDFFIPGVNLATLRAIGMQMQGGGVGYYPRSASPFVHIDVGGVRAWPRMSHQELAKLFPDGRTLHLPSDGRLLAGYAEAVAEYKRRGSLSTVSVASLSTETGSRKRSLFRGADAEEAKSTAGARASAVAGTTPNSMVVSSPVTASGSADAVFAAPVPAMRPSDSVLLAMLPVRPEEVHKGLLAATSGNEESDDLEDEVLVPSGAIPVPTFASRASEERTDDEIVTASIEPQPEYVKVAPFVPRTGAVALLIPASVTGEATAHFAKSYETANFVSRTFSHATSGAFDSNRFGDDPCPPMTANTGRQAIDQPC from the coding sequence TTGTCAAAGAAGGGAAGGGCGAACCCACGCTCCGAAAATTCCGCAAGGGGCTTACTCTCCAAGGTTTTGCTTGCTTCCTGTCTCGTGACTGCGTCGGCGACAACAAGCGGAGCAGCGCAGAACGAAGACAAGACGCTGAAGCTGTACTTTGGGAACACGGGTGAGCGAGCTATCATCACATACAAACGCAACGGTGTCTTCGACCAGAATGGCCTTGCCCAGCTGAACCATTTCCTTCGTGATTGGCGACGCAATGAAACGATCCGGATGGACCCGCGTCTATTTGATATCGTCTGGGAAATGTACCGTCGAAGCGGGGCAAGGGACTACATCAATGTCGTCTCCGGCTACCGCTCGCCGAACACGAACGCCATGCTCCGGTCGCGATCCTCGGGCGTTGCGAAAGAGAGCCAGCACACCCGAGGTAAGGCTATCGACTTTTTTATTCCTGGTGTGAACCTCGCTACTCTCCGCGCCATTGGAATGCAGATGCAGGGTGGGGGCGTTGGTTATTATCCACGGTCGGCCTCGCCTTTCGTTCACATCGACGTCGGCGGCGTTCGCGCCTGGCCGCGCATGAGCCACCAGGAGCTTGCGAAGCTTTTCCCCGATGGGCGGACCCTCCATCTGCCGAGCGATGGCAGGCTATTGGCCGGGTATGCGGAGGCTGTTGCGGAGTACAAGCGACGGGGATCGCTTTCGACTGTTAGCGTCGCAAGCTTGAGCACGGAAACGGGAAGCAGAAAGAGGAGCCTGTTCAGGGGGGCGGATGCTGAAGAGGCGAAATCCACTGCTGGAGCCAGGGCGTCGGCTGTCGCAGGGACAACTCCGAATTCTATGGTGGTCTCTTCTCCCGTCACGGCGTCCGGAAGCGCGGATGCAGTTTTTGCTGCGCCGGTTCCAGCGATGCGTCCGTCTGATAGCGTTCTCCTTGCGATGCTGCCGGTCAGGCCAGAGGAGGTTCACAAAGGCCTGTTGGCTGCTACTTCTGGCAACGAGGAATCCGACGATTTAGAGGATGAAGTCCTCGTTCCCTCGGGAGCGATCCCTGTACCAACCTTCGCGTCTCGCGCAAGCGAAGAACGAACGGATGACGAGATCGTCACGGCTTCAATCGAGCCGCAGCCTGAGTACGTCAAGGTCGCTCCTTTCGTTCCCAGGACTGGTGCCGTTGCCCTGTTGATCCCGGCTAGCGTTACTGGGGAGGCGACTGCTCATTTCGCCAAGAGCTATGAGACGGCCAACTTCGTCTCGCGGACTTTCTCCCACGCCACTTCGGGTGCATTTGATAGCAACCGTTTCGGCGACGATCCTTGTCCGCCTATGACTGCCAATACCGGTCGTCAGGCGATTGATCAGCCGTGCTGA
- a CDS encoding acyltransferase: MALQEATLSFATTKPDVITVKAGSSRTIGPDLLRAVAILLVMLVHLPLEATPYGLVTIRNYGWLGVDVFFVLSGYLIGTQLFKEIVETGGVDLKTFYLKRALRIFPAYFVVLALYAFVPLFRDTPNMQPLWRFATFTVNFGLDPRTGNAFTQAWTLSVEEQFYLVLPVLAMVFVGRLSVFASMVTLILLVAAGVVCRSLLWEGQIGVLIDDGRAREAFAVYLKDIYYPTYTRLDGLLFGVFLAAARFFKSDLYKRFLPPLIAIPLGSALIAIAIVLFTIRGPLEGTNLFLVFQAMPGAVAGFPLISAGIALLLGAALDGEQTLRNIPVPGVAAVATLSYSLYLTHKSVFSIDRALIGQENLTGLWGFAVYGVTSFAAAFLLWLVVERSFLLVRDRLLVSGRHRTQSASRG; this comes from the coding sequence ATGGCTCTTCAAGAAGCGACTTTATCTTTCGCCACGACCAAACCGGACGTCATCACCGTAAAGGCGGGCTCTTCGCGAACAATTGGGCCCGATCTTCTCCGTGCTGTTGCTATATTGCTGGTGATGCTGGTGCATTTGCCTCTGGAGGCAACGCCGTACGGATTGGTTACGATCCGCAACTATGGTTGGCTCGGCGTAGATGTCTTCTTCGTCCTGAGCGGCTATCTCATCGGTACGCAGCTGTTCAAGGAGATTGTCGAGACCGGAGGCGTCGACCTAAAGACCTTTTACCTGAAACGGGCGCTCCGCATTTTTCCCGCCTATTTTGTTGTATTGGCGCTTTATGCGTTCGTTCCGCTGTTCCGCGACACGCCGAACATGCAGCCCCTATGGCGCTTCGCGACTTTCACTGTGAACTTCGGTCTTGATCCGCGAACAGGAAACGCTTTCACACAGGCTTGGACTTTAAGTGTGGAAGAGCAATTTTATCTGGTCCTGCCCGTGCTAGCGATGGTTTTCGTAGGCCGTTTGTCTGTGTTCGCATCCATGGTCACGTTGATTCTCCTCGTTGCGGCAGGGGTCGTGTGTCGTTCTCTCTTGTGGGAAGGCCAGATCGGTGTGTTGATCGATGACGGTAGAGCGCGGGAAGCATTCGCCGTATACCTTAAGGACATCTACTACCCCACCTACACAAGATTGGATGGATTGCTGTTTGGGGTGTTTCTTGCTGCCGCTCGGTTCTTCAAGTCAGACCTATACAAGCGTTTCCTCCCGCCCTTGATCGCTATTCCACTCGGCTCTGCCCTGATTGCGATTGCAATTGTGCTCTTCACGATACGGGGGCCTCTGGAAGGGACAAACCTCTTCCTTGTTTTTCAGGCGATGCCTGGGGCGGTAGCGGGTTTCCCCCTGATTTCGGCGGGTATCGCGCTGCTGCTAGGGGCGGCGCTCGATGGAGAGCAGACGCTGCGAAATATACCGGTCCCCGGCGTGGCGGCGGTGGCCACGCTTTCTTACAGCTTATATCTGACGCACAAATCTGTTTTCAGCATCGACAGGGCGCTCATCGGGCAGGAGAATCTCACTGGTCTGTGGGGCTTCGCCGTCTACGGCGTGACCAGCTTTGCAGCGGCATTTTTGCTCTGGCTGGTCGTGGAGCGGTCATTCTTGCTTGTACGAGACCGCCTTCTTGTGAGTGGACGGCACAGGACGCAGTCAGCCAGCCGAGGTTAG